The Lytechinus pictus isolate F3 Inbred chromosome 5, Lp3.0, whole genome shotgun sequence DNA segment TTAAGTCAGAGCTAATTCTCAAGTCTCTGTGAGCTTACCTCTGTTCATGAGCTAGGTCTAAAGCGAGAATAGATGCATCACACAGCGGGAATGTATGCATGAGTTTATGATCATGTGTCCTCCAAACCTGGACTACGCGGTTGTCACCACCAGTGATGAAATAATCTCCTTCTGGTTTCATCCTCACAGCCTGCAACAAAACAATATTCAATGGTGAACATATAAGCATTCTTTTTCTCCTCAAGATTCTCATATTCATTCACCAAGTGGCACATGATCCCTAAGCTTTAAGGCAGACCTCAATCCTTACATGATTCTGAATAACAACCCTATCACAAACCTAACACTATCTCTATATCTTCAGACAGATTAAGATAGAAGAGATTGTCATAAGAGCACATGTCATTTCCACCCTTTAAAAACTGATGCTCTTGCTTTTGCAAGTAGAGTTATTGCAAGGACACTTCATAAGTGAGTATGTTCCCATTGCCAGGATAGAAAACAAAGATAACCATAAGACGACTTAACAAACTTAAAGTACAAGCTTAACAACTTTGCGAACAGTTCACTGGcaacataaatataaaacatcCGCTGTTTATGTTTCCTGGgagtcgtttcataaagctgttcgtaagtaaagagcgactttaagaacgactggtgaacctttcttacgcgcttaaccatcggcAATGAatgtaccatttaccacaagaaggatcaccagtcgttcttaaagtcgcttttaacttacgaacagctttatgaaacacccacctgggacATCAATACAAAGTATAGATCataaactgaaaaaaaactttgaatatccttatcatatcaattttcttttctttaaagtTACCAAATTCTGCATTAATGAAATGTTCTGGGAATATCATCAACgataaaacaaagaataataATCTTACATGAAGGTTAGCTTCGACATCAGTGTGGTTGAGGAAATGACCATTGAGGGTGAAGGAACAGATGTTACCCTTATCAAAGGTCACCATGATGACCCCTTGCTCCGCAGCTATGGAGCAGAGACGAGGTACCTTGCATGGAGCAGGGGGCTCCAGGGATTGAAGGAGATCACCGGATACTGTGTGAACCAAGCATGCTCCACCTGGAGAAAGGATATACTCCATGTTAATAATCAAGCTTTTatataatacatacattttCACTTGCTCAAGTAGTAGAACAGCAGTTATATGTTATGTATCATATGAATAACATTAACAGGAAAAGATGGATTAAAACAAAggttcatattcatcatacaagtacaaacaaaacaatttaactatttttttttaaggtaaaaagaaaacataccGAGAGGGAAATCATTCACTTCTAATCAACCATCCGGTCTTAGCAGAATATCTTATTACAATTGTCAGTGGTATAATTGgtatttttttgtgggggaataattttatttgataatttttttgtagTTGGGGACACTGATACAAGGATATTACACATGTCTAGCCGTAAAGACCACTTACATGTATCATACTGTGAATGGAGGCTACCACCCTAGTCGGTAGTACTGATATGGCAGCAATACCTCTTGGCTATCTTGAAACTACATGTCACATATAACAAATTTAATAACATTTCATCAACCCATCAATGAATAAAACACTCACACAAAACAATGTTGTACATTAAATTAACtagtttaaatttttttctaaaaacaaggaaatatcaTTGACACAGAAAAActttctttaataaaatattttgatggatTTACATTGTACTAACCTTTTGATCCGCTGACCACCAGACCTAGCTCTGTACAAACCGCTACTGAGATGATTTCTGTGTCATGACCAGTCAAAATGGCTCGAGGAGTAGCCATCTCACCTTCAAGATTTAAGGGAGAAGATTTTATCATCAGTAAAATCATACATACAATTATAAATAAGAGACAAATTGTTCAAAAACGTTCCAAATATTGGAGGTCTCTACAGAATTGCTCCCCTAAAAAGGAGTACATTTTCTACCATCAATCCATGTAATACTTGGCATTATTTTACTTTACATTGaatttgcataaaaaaataacatactgGCATGTACTCTGAATTATAAGTCAACTTAGGCAATGGTCTAAACCTGTGCTAAAAGTGAGGGTCGCCAAAAGTGTTCATACTTTATTTACATTGCCCATTCCTTACGTCTACtgtgttattttattatgtttcaATGAAGAATAACACAAGTTTAGGTATTACTCCCAGACTGTCATTAAAGATTGCCAAATGTCCTGATAAATTGAATCTCTACTGTTCAAGACATTGTGTCAGACTTCACATAATTAAACCACAGCTTTAGACCatagtttgaattaaacaagtGCTCACACAATATGGGCCAATGCATCTAATTTTTACCTCCTACTAACAGGAACGAGTTGCTTTGCTAAATGTTTAACAATGAAGATACTTGATCCTCAGTAGATACTACTAATCTTACTCACCGTGTACATGATTATCTCCTAGTACCCATTGCTGCTTGGCACTCCAATGCCAAACCAGAAGGGTAGCGTCCCTTGAACCTGATACGATGTAGCAATCCCCACCAACAGGACACTCGGACCTTCCTAGACACGTCACCATGTCCCAATGACCATATACCACCTGGGTGACCTTGCCTGTATTCACAAGAAAAGTTGAACGATGACGATGAGAAGGTGAGAGCTAgttacaaaatgttttctaaatCAGGGGTTAAATTAAAACTGGAGAAAATAGTAAATGTTAACTTGTATATCCTTGTTAGAACCTCCTATTGTCCTATGATTATGGATTGCATAATGTTACCTAAAGATTTTGCTCCCTAAGCATGAACATGTATTGACTAGTATATTGGCAGTATGCATGTATACGGTGATATTCAATTAAAGTTTAAGCACAATTTTAAGACACATCTTGTTctgaaaaatatcatttaataaattagcatgagtacatgtatattatgagGACAAACttcgaatgggggggggggtgagggtcTGAGACTTTGAGGTGATTGATttagaaaatgagagagaaagggggggggataGTCTAAGAATCATAAGCTTTGTGTGCATACACTTATCTGTGAAGAAGACCACAAAGCCTTCATCCCAGAATCCAGAtatgtccgggggggggggggggtgtctgagACTATGAGGGGTTGATCTCTCGAGTGTAAgacaaaaaaggggggggggcatttctaGAATCCTATTAGGtttgtgaacatacatgtatctgtgaGGAAGATCCTAAAGCTCTTATCCCAGAAACCACATGACATGACATATCTGTTGTCTGCTGTGGCAATGTAGCAGGATGATTTAGACTTGATGTTTGAATCCATCGCCTCTACAATCTGCCTCCTGTGCATTCCAGTCTGTGATActgaaaatcaaatcaaattagatcaaatttatttatcttatttatttgGTATTATTTATACAGGGTAACCCCATCAGTAGTCAAATACTGTTGTACTTGGGGGCCCTGtataacacaaaacaaaacaaaatacaagcatATATACGATacaaatggaaaatacaaatcCTGAACATAAACAGATGGAAATTTCAAGTATAAATCTAATAACAGAAAATTGTGTGTGTAATTGAGAACAATAATTTAACCCAGAGCTACAAGTAGAAAGTAAtaggggaaagaaagatagagggTAAGGATGAATTGAGGTAAAAAGAACATGGCAGAGAGCTAGAGCGGGAAATCAATATGATATATTGCAATGATAACACTATGCATGTATTTTCAAGAATCATAAAAGTCTATAGACAAAGTAGCTCATTTAAAGTTTGGTGTTGGCAACTTGTGGCAGTGGTAGGCTGACATTTACACTAGCCATAGCaccaaactttaaaaaaaaagttggtgTTGAGATGTCAAAACTTGATGTACCTATTTATACCACCTTCCTCAATAAGTTCATGTAAGGTAGCTTGATTCATGCACCaacaatttgaaattaaaatcaccATTGTATTTGTGTAGGAACCTGAAGAACCAATTCAGAATAGTACTGCTCTTTGCAGTATAATACTACTATTGTGGCAGGGTCAGATGATAGGTTCAAACCCAAAATTTTTCTTAGCTCTTCCAGATAGAACATTCAATCTTATTCACTGGGTGATAACCAGAAATGTCTTACATTTTCAAACTTCTCCAGCAGGCCGTCAACATTCTATTCTATTGTCCATGGTGGACTATGAAAATGTAAGTCAGAATAAAATCAGAGGGGCAAGGGTATGTGTTTCTATTTCATCATGAATGTACCATGCATCGATAATGGCCTGGTGGTCGCTGACCGAATAGCAGTAGATGACAGGTTGAAATCCCAATGGCACCAAGACTTTTTCTGACCTATTCTTCAGATCAAGCATTCAATCTCATTCATTAGGTGTTAACAAGAAGAAATATCTTTACAGTACAGCTACTCTCTTGTTACTTACAGACGAGTGGGTCCAGCTCAATAAGAAGGTTCTTGCCAGCATCCATTGAGTACCCAGGAGTACCAGGAACAcctgaagaagaaaagaattACAGAAAGAGCAGAGGCTATTTGGTAAGATGCTACAAAGATAAACCTATGGACAAATTACACTTCAATTAATCTTAACCCAGAATATGGACTGAGagcattttatcaacatttttgtccatcaactttccttgatttgattggctgagaagcactgttactttggtaactgtcggatattACAGATTTTGTCATATAAAACATCCGACAAGCCCTTTCATGACCCATAGCCGGACTGGTGTTAGCAGCAACATGGACCTCACCTTACCCCCTTAACCCCTCCCTTTCAGTAGCTTACAATATACAAGACATACCTGCTGTTTGGTTGTTCCACTTGTTCATTGCGTAGGTTTGGTTACAAGCTACTGTAATAATGGCCGGAGTAGGTACCATAGGACTGGTGTTAGCAGCTACATGGATGACGGGTGAGTTTGAGAGGAACTTGATGATCATGAGTACTTCTTGCTGTAGCTGGTCTGTGTACATCATAGGGGACTAATACAGGAGGaaatcagaaagaaaaaataaggggaACAGATTTTAATGATTCGAATAACAATTTGAAAATCCTTGAGATTAACGTATCTTCACAGAAGTTGCATCCACATATTCATGGCATGCAGGATTTCATTGCTGCTTTTCCGACCCGCCATTGTTTTTTTCTATGCAGAAATTGAAGGAtagaagggaaaagaaaatgagTAAAATTTCCACTTAAAACAAGCTGCAGCTAAACGTTGTTAAGACttttatataataatgaaacaaCTGCGTAGCCAGGATTTGATTTTGGAGGGGGTGGTTCATGCACGCAAAGCGTgtcaacacttacagagcgcgcaaagcgctctttctaggggggggggggggaggtgcagggagggggagtttccccctcgcTCGCAAagcgcaattttttttaatgtcatttgaCTTGCTGTAACTGAATAAAACctgtttttttaagaaaattgaCATGATTCCTCTTCCCGTGTGAAGCACGGAAGCTATAGCGTTATATACAAATTTTGAGAACAGAAAAGGGCATTTTTGAGAGGTATAAATTGTCTATCTTGGTCAGATCAGATGTGAGAGCAAAACATTTAGCCACATTATGATCGCAAAATGGGGTAGATCAATGAGTATACTAAGAGAAGATATTCCTACCCGCGAATAGCGTTGAAGATCAGAAATTTCGAATTTCTCTGAAACCTTAACGTGCtctaattcattttatttcattttttcttaaatttctcAAAATGGGAAAGGGATGATGCACATATCTTTCCTTTCCCATATACACATGAAGCATGGGAACCTCtgtgatttgtttttaaaaacatatgcataATTTAGCTCATCATTAAGCGTTCCCTTTGTATGATTAAGAAATATtagtgatattcaaaatttaaaattaatgGCGCAAAACAAGACATGACATGGATGTGCCGCGATAAGGAATAAAGTTCCATCGCATATACTTCTGCATCTATCACAGGGATTTTATGCCTGCCCCTTTGAGCAGGTACTTGCCCAAAATTGCTTGCTAAACAGTGGAAGAAATGTGAGGACTCGGAAAGGGGCAGTAGTATTTGCCCGCTTCAAAGAGAAGAGCTGAAATTCAGtgacaaacaaaatacttttcATACTATACACCAATATAAAACAAAGTCAAGGATGGAAACTAAATTAAATATTGAAAGCTTACCAAATGCATAGCTGAACTTCTAGGAGGGTGTGGCTCAGTGAGAAGTTGGGCTGGGGTTTGACCAAAGCTTCTAATCTGATTCTCTATAGCCTGCAATAGAACACAACCAAAACAAAATTGGTAATGGAGTAATTAAAGTATGAACAGCACCAACTGCTCAttgctggaatactccccaggtaATAGTACATAATCTGATGACCATTGTAatcatatatctgtaaagcactATGTCTTTTCAATGTGATTGAGTGCTATATACAAGTggattacaattattatcataaattcACTATATGAC contains these protein-coding regions:
- the LOC129261520 gene encoding neurobeachin-like, encoding MFNLPNKSTVKKVVHALPRVGVGLKYGIPASRHVSLATPRQLFKASNMTAAWQRREISNFEYLMYLNTIAGRTYNDLNQYPIFPWVLTNYESPELDLTLPSNYRDLSKPMGALNPSRKAFFQERYENWEDDKIPAFHYGTHYSTLGFTLMWLMRLEPYTTYFLNLQGGKFDHASRTFSSIASSWKNCQRDTSDVKELIPEFFYLPEMFMNNNGYQLGTLDEGTVVDDVVLPPWAKSPEDFIRINRLALESEFVSCQLHQWIDLIFGYKQRGLDAVRSTNVFYYLTYEGSIDLETIDDPVMREAIENQIRSFGQTPAQLLTEPHPPRSSAMHLSPMMYTDQLQQEVLMIIKFLSNSPVIHVAANTSPMVPTPAIITVACNQTYAMNKWNNQTAGVPGTPGYSMDAGKNLLIELDPLVLSQTGMHRRQIVEAMDSNIKSKSSCYIATADNRYVMSCGFWDKSFRIFLTDTCKVTQVVYGHWDMVTCLGRSECPVGGDCYIVSGSRDATLLVWHWSAKQQWVLGDNHVHGEMATPRAILTGHDTEIISVAVCTELGLVVSGSKGGACLVHTVSGDLLQSLEPPAPCKVPRLCSIAAEQGVIMVTFDKGNICSFTLNGHFLNHTDVEANLHAVRMKPEGDYFITGGDNRVVQVWRTHDHKLMHTFPLCDASILALDLAHEQRTIIAGMATGSIVAFHVNFQKWHHEYREAY